From one Electrophorus electricus isolate fEleEle1 chromosome 20, fEleEle1.pri, whole genome shotgun sequence genomic stretch:
- the si:ch211-236d3.4 gene encoding protein FAM107B isoform X6: MSGVASAYANIQWEQPHQPGEPLQFPRRERLAVASYATQPDQVQGDDDLIKPKKLINPVKASKSHQELHRELLQNHRRGVENKSELQRVLEQRKRDQMIKQRKMEDEARRKVSPLEQELLKRQQKLYELEREQERQEETSCNAPEFIKVKENLRRTSFTSAEEKQV, translated from the exons CCTCAGCGTATGCGAATATCCAATGGGAACAGCCACACCAGCCTGGTGAACCGCTACAGTTCCCACGCAGGGAGCGCCTTGCGGTGGCCAGCTATGCCACACAACCCGACCAAGTGCAGGGTGACGATGACCTCATCAAACCCAAAAAACTCATCAATCCAGTGAAAGCTTCAAAAAGTCACCAGGAGCTCCACCGAGAACTGCTCCAGAACCACAGACG TGGAGTGGAGAACAAGTCGGAGCTGCAGCGCGTactggagcagaggaagagagaccaGATGATCAaacagaggaagatggaggacGAGGCCAGGAGGAAGGTGTCGCCGCTGGAACAGGAGCTGCTAAAGAGGCAGCAGAAGCTGTATGAG ttgGAGCGGGAGCAGGAGCGACAGGAGGAGACGTCGTGCAACGCTCCCGAGTTCATCAAGGTCAAAGAGAACCTGAGGAGAACGTCCTTCACAAGCGCAGAGGAGAAGCAGGTGTAA